The sequence GCTCCCTTCCCGCGCGGGCAGGCGCTGATGGCGCAGGCGGCGCGCGACGCGCTGGAGCAGGCACGCCGCGCGGTGGTGCAGCAGCAGGCGGAGGACGACGTGCGCACGAGCCAGCGGCTCACCATGCGGGCGTGACGGGCCGCAGGCGCGCTGGCGGGTACAGGCGTCCGGGGCGCACAGCCTGAGCGCCTGCCACCTGAAGCGTTGGCAACATGCGTGCACCTTCATGCCCGGAGTGAATGGCCCGCACCCCTCCCACCTGGAGCGGACTCCACATGCGTGCACCTTCATGCCCGGAGTGCATGGCCCGCGCCTCCTCGCTCGGAGCGTGAGCGACACCGGACGCGGTAGCTGGCCCCAGGCGAGGAACCGCTGCGCCCCCGCGCCGTCCGCGCTATCAAGGCGCCGATTCCTCACCGGGAGCCTTCACCTTGGACGTCGCCGTCCTCACCTACTCCGGCCTGCCGCAGCTCGACGCGTTCGACGCTCCGCTCCTGTCCGCGCTGGCGGACCTGGGACTGGAGGCGCGGCCCGTCATCTGGGACGACGCGTCCGTGGACTGGCGCACCGTGCGCCTGGCCCTGGTGCGCAACACGTGGGACGTCCACCTGCGCCGCGAGGAGTTCGTCGCCTGGGCGGACCGCGTGGGCCGCCTCACCCGCCTCTACAACCCGGCCGACGTGCTGCGCTGGAATACGCACAAGCTCTACCTGCGCGAGCTGGAAGCCAAGGGCGTGCCCGTGACGCCCACCGTCTGGGTGGAGCGCGGCGGCACGCTCGACGTGGGCGCGTTGGCCCGTGAGCGCGGCTGGGACGCTGTGGTGCTCAAGCCCGCCGTGTCCGCGGGCGCGCTCGAGACGTATGTCTTCCCCCGCTCGGACGCGAAGACGGCCACCGCCCGCGTCGCCGAACTGGCCGCCGGGTGCGAGGTCATGGTGCAGCCCTACCTCACCGCCTTCGAGACGGAGGGCGAGCGCAGCTACATCTACTTCGACGGCGCCTTCAGCCACGCCGTGCACCGGCCTCCCACGCTGCAGGACGCGCCGCGCGGCTTCTCCGAGCCTCGTGCCTTCACGCCCGGCAACGCGGCGGAAGTCCGCCTCGCCGAGTCCGTGCTGGAGGCCATGGGCCAGCCGCTGCTCTACGCGCGCGTGGACGTGGCCACGGACAACGCCGGCCACACGCGGCTCCAGGAGGTGGAGGTGACGGAGCCGCGCCTGTTCCTCTCGCTCGAC comes from Pyxidicoccus parkwaysis and encodes:
- a CDS encoding ATP-grasp domain-containing protein is translated as MDVAVLTYSGLPQLDAFDAPLLSALADLGLEARPVIWDDASVDWRTVRLALVRNTWDVHLRREEFVAWADRVGRLTRLYNPADVLRWNTHKLYLRELEAKGVPVTPTVWVERGGTLDVGALARERGWDAVVLKPAVSAGALETYVFPRSDAKTATARVAELAAGCEVMVQPYLTAFETEGERSYIYFDGAFSHAVHRPPTLQDAPRGFSEPRAFTPGNAAEVRLAESVLEAMGQPLLYARVDVATDNAGHTRLQEVEVTEPRLFLSLDAGAPGRLARAIAAKL